The window GAACGTCGCGGCCACGGGCACGTTGGCCGGCAGGTAGCGCGAGTAGTCGGAGACGTACGGCGCGAAGGCGATCTGCCAGAGCGCGGCCAGCGACACGGTGGCGAGCCAGCCGGAGATGTTGAAGCTGCCGCGGGTGAGGAAGTCGGCGGTTTGCACGTGGGTGAAGATGTAGCCGAAGCCGAGCACGATGCCGGCGCCGAGTACCCAGGTGCCGATGCGGTTGAGCACGTGGATGAAGCGGTAGCCGATGATGCCGATGATGCCCGAGCCGAGGGCGCCGATGACGATGCCCACCGGCACCGGAATGCTGTCGACCACGCCGTGCAGGGATTTGCCGGCGAGGACGATGTTGGAGGCGAAGAAGCCGATGTACATGATGCCGGCGATCAGCACCACCAACAGTGCGCCGAGGGAGCCGAACTGGGCGCGGCTCTGGATCATTTGCGGGATGCCCATCTGCGGACCTTGCGCCGAGTGCAACGCCATCAGCACGCCGCCGACCAGGTGGCCGACGAGGATGGCGACGATGCCCCACACCAGGTTGAGGTGGAACATCTGCACGCCGAGGGCGCCGGTGACGATGGGCAGCGGGGCGATGTTGCCGCCGAACCAGAGGGTGAACAGGTCGCGGGTTTTGCCGTGGCGATCTTCGGGCGGCACGTAGCCGATGGTGTGTTTCTCGATGAGCGGGGCGGCGGTTGTTGCTGTGGTAACCATGACGGACTCCAAGGCAATTTGAGTACGTGGACGTACTTCGGTGAGCGCCACGCGGGGGCGACGCTTTTCTTGTTGGAGTGGATGATGTGCGGTGGGGGCGGATAGATAAATTAGTAAGATTGTGGGTATAGACGTTAAAAAATGTATGTCGCCGGGTCGCCGAAAAACCTGTGGGAGCTAGCTAGCTAGCTTGCTGGCGATAGCGGTTTGACAGTCAACATTGATTTGGCTGACAGATCGCTATCGCTAGCAGGCTAGCTCCCACAGGGGGTTTTTTGGGGGTTCAAGATCTTTGCTATTCGGTGATCGATAGCAGCATCCGTTGCAGCATGGTGTCGCAGGCAGTGAGTTGTTCGAGGCTGACGAATTCGTCGGGTTTGTGGCCCTGGTCCATGCTGCCGGGGCCGCAGACGACGGTGGGGATTCCGGCGGCGTCGAACAGGCCGCCTTCGGTGCCGAAAGCCACGGTGCCGAACTCCCGGGAGTCGCAGAACATGGCGATCAACTCGGCCGCTTCGCTGTGCACATCGGTGGCCAATCCGGGATACGCCGACAACTGGCTAAACCGAATCTCGCTCTGTTCACTCACCGCACGCATACGCGGTAAAACCTGCTGCTCGGCGTAGACCTTCAACGCCTGCGCAACCTCACCTGGATCATGCGAAGGCAGCGCGCGGATTTCGAAGTCGAAGCGGCAATCGGTGGGGACGATGTTCAGTGCTTTGCCACCGGAAATCACCCCGGTTTGCACGGTGCTGAACGGCGGATCAAACCGCGTGTCGTGATGCTCAGGCGCTTTGAGTCGGTTGCCGATCCGCCCCAGTTCACCGATCAGTTCGGCGGCGTATTCAATGGCGTTGACCCCAAGCGGCGCGTACGCCGAATGGCATGCTTCACCGTGAACATCACAGCGCATCGCCAGTTTGCCTTTATGCCCGAGCACCGGTTTCAGTTCGGTCGGTTCACCAATGATGCAGAGCATCGGTTTGACCGGACGCTGCTCCAGTTCCGCCAGCAACGAGCGCACGCCGAGGCAACCGACCTCTTCATCGTAGGACAGCGCGATGTGCACCGGCAGCCGCAACCGGGCGTTCACCAACGACGGCACCAAGGCCAGTACGCAAGCGATGTAGCCCTTCATGTCCGCCGTACCGCGCCCGAACAATTTTCCATCGCGCTCGGTGAGTTGAAACGGCGCAACCGTCCACGGCTGGCCGTCGACGGGCACCACGTCGGTGTGCCCCGACAGCACGATGCCCGGCCGAGCCGCCGGGCCAATCGTCGCGAACAGATTGGCCTTGCTGCGCTGCTCGTTGTGGATCAGTTCGCACGGCACATCGAAACCCGCGAGGTAGTCTCGAACAAACTCAATGAGGTGCAGATTCGATTCGCGGCTGGTGGTGTCGAACGCCACCAGGGTTTTCAGCAAATCGCGGCTTGCGCTCATCGGTCGTCTCCGGCAACGCCGTAGCCTGGGGATTTGTCGGGGGCGAGGGCGCGGTCGATGTAGTCCTGAACTTGCGGGCGATAGGCGTCCCAGAGTTTTTCCAACTGGCCGATCGGGTTTTCATCGGCCCAATCCACACGCAGGTTGATGATCGGCCAGGTCAGTTCGCCCACCACCACCAGCGCCGCCGAATGCACCGGCCCGGCTTCGCCACCGGCGGCAATGGCCGCTTTCATCGCAGCGAGCAAGCGGTCGGCGAGT is drawn from Pseudomonas sp. 31-12 and contains these coding sequences:
- a CDS encoding cytosine permease, yielding MVTTATTAAPLIEKHTIGYVPPEDRHGKTRDLFTLWFGGNIAPLPIVTGALGVQMFHLNLVWGIVAILVGHLVGGVLMALHSAQGPQMGIPQMIQSRAQFGSLGALLVVLIAGIMYIGFFASNIVLAGKSLHGVVDSIPVPVGIVIGALGSGIIGIIGYRFIHVLNRIGTWVLGAGIVLGFGYIFTHVQTADFLTRGSFNISGWLATVSLAALWQIAFAPYVSDYSRYLPANVPVAATFWTTYLGTVLGSSLSFIFGAVAVLATPVGMDTMDAVKLATGSIGPLMLVLFLLSVISHNALNLYGAVLSLITLVQTFAYRWIPTAKSRAVLSLIILAACCFAAVGASANFIGHFVDMVLVLLVVLVPWTAINLIDFYAIHKGQYDIKSIFQVDGGIYGRYNPQALLAYAIGIAVQIPFMNTPLYVGPISEHINGADLSWLVGLLITSPLYYWLANRDTAYKRRLSTGKLANSI
- the argE gene encoding acetylornithine deacetylase; the protein is MSASRDLLKTLVAFDTTSRESNLHLIEFVRDYLAGFDVPCELIHNEQRSKANLFATIGPAARPGIVLSGHTDVVPVDGQPWTVAPFQLTERDGKLFGRGTADMKGYIACVLALVPSLVNARLRLPVHIALSYDEEVGCLGVRSLLAELEQRPVKPMLCIIGEPTELKPVLGHKGKLAMRCDVHGEACHSAYAPLGVNAIEYAAELIGELGRIGNRLKAPEHHDTRFDPPFSTVQTGVISGGKALNIVPTDCRFDFEIRALPSHDPGEVAQALKVYAEQQVLPRMRAVSEQSEIRFSQLSAYPGLATDVHSEAAELIAMFCDSREFGTVAFGTEGGLFDAAGIPTVVCGPGSMDQGHKPDEFVSLEQLTACDTMLQRMLLSITE